The Streptomyces sp. NBC_01197 genome window below encodes:
- a CDS encoding polysaccharide deacetylase family protein, giving the protein MSVTRRAVLAALAAAGLAGCDARSGPPAASLSRRTTPSDIEPPSRTPLAGRRTGPEPAAPAMTRAAVVARYGSARPTSWGFDAPGVLTALPPSPPPSASPSRRAIALTFDACGGPGGSGYDKDLIGFLRSRKVPATLFINSRWIDAHPAVFRDLAVDPLFEIANHGTRHRPLSVSGRSAYGIPGTRDAGEVFDEVAGNHRDLTRLLGSAPRYFRSGTAYYDDVAARIVGAVGERPVSFTVNGDGGATFTPEQVHTTVVAARPGSIVIGHMNQPTGGTAEGIATAVPQLLASGHHFVRLSDTTGPSAPLTRPGRRG; this is encoded by the coding sequence GTGTCAGTGACTCGTCGGGCTGTACTCGCCGCCCTGGCGGCCGCCGGGCTGGCGGGCTGTGACGCCCGGTCAGGCCCGCCGGCAGCGTCCCTGTCGCGGCGTACCACCCCCTCCGACATCGAACCGCCCAGCCGCACCCCGCTCGCCGGCCGCAGGACCGGACCCGAACCGGCGGCGCCCGCGATGACACGTGCGGCGGTGGTCGCCCGGTACGGTTCGGCGCGCCCGACCAGCTGGGGCTTCGACGCGCCGGGCGTCCTGACCGCACTGCCCCCGTCCCCGCCTCCCTCCGCCTCCCCGTCGCGGCGGGCCATCGCGCTGACCTTCGACGCGTGCGGAGGCCCCGGGGGCAGCGGTTACGACAAGGACCTGATCGGCTTCCTCAGATCGAGGAAGGTACCGGCGACCCTGTTCATCAACTCCCGCTGGATCGACGCCCATCCGGCGGTCTTCCGCGACCTCGCAGTCGATCCGCTCTTCGAGATCGCCAACCACGGAACCCGGCACCGCCCGCTGTCGGTCTCGGGCCGTTCCGCGTACGGCATTCCAGGAACGCGCGACGCGGGCGAGGTCTTCGACGAGGTCGCGGGCAACCACCGCGACCTCACCCGGCTGCTCGGCAGCGCGCCCCGCTACTTCCGGTCCGGGACGGCGTACTACGACGACGTCGCGGCCCGCATCGTGGGCGCCGTCGGAGAACGCCCGGTGAGTTTCACGGTCAACGGCGACGGCGGCGCGACCTTCACCCCCGAGCAGGTCCACACCACCGTGGTGGCCGCCCGGCCCGGCTCGATCGTGATCGGCCACATGAACCAGCCGACGGGCGGCACAGCCGAGGGGATCGCCACCGCGGTCCCCCAACTCCTCGCATCAGGCCATCACTTCGTCCGGCTCTCCGACACCACCGGACCGTCGGCTCCCCTCACCCGGCCAGGACGGCGAGGCTGA
- a CDS encoding DUF4232 domain-containing protein, which translates to MNIRRTRIIGAATTGLIAALAFTGLSAATATAAPAKAKTPKIVTCTPGNTKTVLSRVSRPVNHLLIKTTNTGKSPCYAYGAPLIGFDHPQSTVWIVQSEPQAVVTLEPGQSAYAGIRTSDASGEGEGGHWSKEMSLNFQGRDMAGSVGSTAFPAVPSKTWVDDSAAVSYWQTTSAAALTW; encoded by the coding sequence ATGAACATCCGCCGCACCCGCATCATCGGCGCAGCCACCACCGGCCTGATCGCCGCACTCGCCTTCACCGGTCTGTCGGCCGCCACCGCCACCGCCGCACCGGCCAAGGCGAAGACCCCCAAGATCGTGACCTGCACCCCCGGCAACACCAAGACCGTGCTCTCCCGGGTCAGCCGCCCCGTCAACCACCTGTTGATCAAAACCACCAACACCGGCAAGAGCCCCTGCTACGCCTACGGCGCCCCGCTCATCGGGTTCGACCACCCGCAGTCGACCGTCTGGATCGTGCAGAGCGAGCCGCAGGCCGTCGTCACGCTGGAGCCGGGCCAGTCGGCATACGCCGGTATCCGCACCTCCGACGCCTCCGGCGAGGGCGAAGGCGGCCACTGGTCCAAGGAGATGTCCCTCAACTTCCAGGGCCGTGACATGGCCGGTTCGGTCGGGTCCACGGCCTTCCCTGCGGTGCCCTCCAAGACGTGGGTCGACGACTCCGCCGCCGTCTCGTACTGGCAGACCACGTCGGCTGCCGCGCTCACCTGGTAG
- the argS gene encoding arginine--tRNA ligase, whose amino-acid sequence MPEPVSVNSLASTLQQHLADALTAALPDAGAADPLLRRSDRADFQANGILALAKKLKGNPRELAATVTAALPANDLIKEIEVSGPGFLNITLTDRAITETLAARAADARLGVPYAAQAGTTVIDYAQPNVAKEMHVGHLRSAVIGDAMAKIMEFGGETVIRRHHIGDWGTQYGMLIQYLMEHPHELDHEDGEEDGEAAMSSLDRLYKASRAVFDSDEEFKARSRDRVVALQAGDPETRAHWQRFVDESKIYFFSVFNKLDMEIDDADIVGESGYNDMLEETCRLLEESGVAVRSEGALCVFFDDVKGPDGNQVPLIVKKTNGGYGYAATDLSAIRNRVQDLKADALLYVVDVRQSLHFKMVFETARRAGWLETGSGEAKPVQLAFGTVLGADGKPFKTRAGVSVRLVDLLDEAIERATAVVREKNNEKVGLTEAEIVENGAQIGIGAVKYADLSTSAARDYKFDLDQMVSLNGDTSVYIQYAYARIQSILRLSGEAKPVAHPELELAPAERALGLHLDQFAEVLAEVAAAYEPHKLAAYLYQLASHYTTFYAECPVLKAGTPEQVENRLFLCELTARTLHRGLALLGIRTPERL is encoded by the coding sequence GCTGAAGGGCAATCCGCGCGAGCTGGCGGCCACGGTCACGGCGGCGCTCCCGGCCAATGACCTGATCAAGGAGATCGAGGTCTCGGGCCCCGGCTTCCTGAACATCACGCTCACCGACCGGGCGATCACCGAGACCCTCGCGGCGCGCGCGGCCGACGCCCGGCTCGGTGTGCCGTACGCCGCGCAGGCGGGCACCACGGTCATCGACTACGCCCAGCCGAACGTGGCGAAGGAGATGCACGTCGGGCATCTGCGGTCGGCCGTGATCGGTGACGCGATGGCGAAGATCATGGAGTTCGGCGGCGAGACGGTGATCCGCCGCCACCACATCGGGGACTGGGGCACCCAGTACGGGATGCTCATCCAGTACCTGATGGAGCACCCGCACGAGCTGGACCACGAGGACGGGGAGGAGGACGGCGAGGCCGCCATGTCCTCCCTCGACCGGCTGTACAAGGCCTCGCGGGCGGTCTTCGACTCCGACGAGGAGTTCAAGGCGCGCTCGCGGGACCGGGTCGTGGCCCTCCAGGCCGGGGACCCCGAGACGCGGGCGCACTGGCAGCGCTTCGTGGACGAGTCGAAGATCTACTTCTTCTCGGTCTTCAACAAGCTGGACATGGAGATCGACGACGCGGACATCGTCGGCGAGTCCGGGTACAACGACATGCTGGAGGAGACCTGCCGTCTCCTGGAGGAGTCCGGTGTCGCGGTGCGGTCCGAGGGCGCGCTCTGTGTCTTCTTCGACGATGTGAAGGGCCCGGACGGCAATCAGGTCCCGCTGATCGTGAAGAAGACGAACGGCGGCTACGGCTACGCGGCCACCGACCTGTCGGCGATCCGCAACCGGGTGCAGGACCTCAAGGCGGACGCCCTGCTGTACGTGGTGGACGTCCGGCAGTCGCTGCACTTCAAGATGGTCTTCGAGACGGCCCGCCGGGCGGGCTGGCTGGAGACCGGCAGCGGCGAGGCCAAGCCGGTGCAGCTGGCGTTCGGCACGGTACTCGGCGCGGACGGCAAGCCGTTCAAGACCCGGGCGGGCGTGTCGGTGCGGCTTGTGGACCTGCTGGACGAGGCGATCGAGCGCGCGACGGCCGTCGTGCGGGAGAAGAACAACGAGAAGGTCGGTCTCACCGAGGCCGAGATCGTCGAGAACGGCGCGCAGATCGGCATCGGCGCGGTGAAGTACGCGGACCTGTCCACGTCGGCGGCCCGCGACTACAAGTTCGACCTCGACCAGATGGTGTCGCTCAACGGCGACACCAGCGTGTACATCCAGTACGCGTACGCCCGTATCCAGTCGATCCTGCGGCTGTCGGGCGAGGCGAAGCCGGTCGCGCACCCCGAGCTCGAACTGGCACCGGCGGAGCGCGCGCTGGGGCTGCACCTGGACCAGTTCGCGGAGGTCCTCGCCGAGGTCGCCGCCGCGTACGAGCCGCACAAGCTGGCCGCGTACCTCTACCAGCTGGCCTCGCACTACACGACGTTCTACGCCGAGTGCCCGGTCCTCAAGGCCGGGACGCCTGAGCAGGTGGAGAACCGGCTCTTCCTCTGCGAGCTGACCGCCCGCACCCTGCACCGGGGTCTGGCGCTGCTCGGCATCCGGACGCCCGAGCGGCTGTAG
- the hemB gene encoding porphobilinogen synthase, whose amino-acid sequence MTVYGSFPGARPRRLRTTPAMRRMVAETRLHPSDLILPAFVREGIGEPVPITAMPGVVQHTRDTLRKAAVDAVSAGVAGIMLFGVPEDHKKDAVGTAGTDPEGILQVALRDVRSEVGDDLVIMSDLCLDETTDHGHCGVLDESGRVDNDATLERYAEMAQVQADAGAHVVAPSGMMDGQVGVIRDALDTIDKEDVSILAYAVKYSSAFYGPFREAVGSSLRGDRKTYQQDPANARESLRELELDLAEGADMVMVKPAGPYLDILAKVADSVSVPVAAYQISGEYSMIEAAAEKGWIDRDKAILESLTGIKRAGANMILTYWATEVAGRL is encoded by the coding sequence GGATCTTTCCCCGGCGCCCGTCCGCGGCGGCTGCGCACCACTCCGGCGATGCGCCGCATGGTGGCCGAGACGCGGCTCCACCCGTCCGATCTGATCCTGCCCGCCTTCGTGCGGGAGGGGATCGGGGAGCCGGTGCCGATCACGGCGATGCCGGGCGTTGTCCAGCACACCCGCGACACCCTGCGGAAGGCGGCCGTCGACGCCGTCTCCGCGGGTGTCGCCGGGATCATGCTCTTCGGTGTCCCCGAGGACCACAAGAAGGACGCCGTCGGCACGGCGGGCACGGACCCGGAGGGCATCCTCCAGGTGGCTCTGCGTGATGTGCGCTCCGAGGTCGGCGACGACCTGGTGATCATGTCCGACCTCTGCCTCGACGAGACCACCGACCACGGTCACTGCGGGGTCCTGGACGAGTCGGGCCGGGTGGACAACGACGCGACGCTTGAGCGGTACGCCGAGATGGCGCAGGTCCAGGCCGATGCGGGCGCCCATGTGGTGGCTCCCAGCGGCATGATGGACGGCCAGGTCGGCGTGATCCGGGACGCGCTGGACACGATCGACAAGGAGGACGTGTCGATCCTCGCCTACGCGGTGAAGTACTCGTCCGCCTTCTACGGCCCGTTCCGTGAGGCCGTCGGCTCCTCGCTGCGGGGCGACCGCAAGACGTACCAGCAGGACCCGGCGAACGCCCGGGAGTCCCTGCGCGAACTGGAGCTGGACCTCGCCGAGGGCGCCGACATGGTCATGGTCAAGCCGGCCGGACCGTACCTGGACATCCTGGCGAAGGTCGCGGATTCGGTGTCCGTGCCGGTGGCCGCGTACCAGATCAGTGGTGAGTACTCGATGATCGAGGCGGCCGCGGAGAAGGGCTGGATCGACCGGGACAAGGCGATCCTGGAGAGCCTGACCGGCATCAAGCGGGCGGGCGCGAACATGATTCTCACGTACTGGGCTACGGAGGTCGCAGGGCGGCTCTGA
- a CDS encoding FMN-dependent NADH-azoreductase, which translates to MPSLLHLDSSANRSSDSVSRQLTTLFAETWRARHGSAGYRYRDLAADPVPPLDTAYCTLGRRLEQNGLPSLADVGAWIRDPAEEREWALTRPLITELLAADTVLIGAPMYNYSVSALLKAWIDRVGFPGVFTDPVTGGNLLRDARVVVITTRGGAYGPGTPREAWDFQTAYLRTYFAEQGMPEENIRFVSAEMTMAGLVPHLAPYRPLAADSLAAARAAVTALATAAPADSDFPQHAPGQAVQEIPGPDQRR; encoded by the coding sequence ATGCCGTCCTTGCTGCATCTGGATTCCAGCGCCAACCGTTCCAGTGACTCGGTCAGCAGGCAGCTGACCACGCTGTTCGCGGAGACCTGGCGGGCCCGGCACGGCTCCGCCGGGTACCGGTACCGGGATCTGGCCGCCGACCCGGTGCCACCGCTGGACACCGCCTACTGCACGCTGGGGCGGCGGCTTGAGCAGAACGGTCTTCCCTCCCTGGCCGACGTCGGCGCATGGATCCGCGATCCGGCGGAGGAGCGGGAGTGGGCACTGACCCGCCCACTGATCACCGAGCTGCTGGCGGCCGACACCGTGCTGATCGGTGCCCCGATGTACAACTACTCGGTGTCCGCCCTGCTGAAGGCCTGGATCGACCGGGTCGGGTTCCCCGGTGTGTTCACCGACCCGGTCACCGGGGGCAACCTGCTGCGCGACGCCAGGGTGGTGGTGATCACCACTCGGGGCGGCGCCTACGGCCCAGGCACTCCGCGGGAAGCATGGGACTTCCAGACGGCCTACCTGCGGACGTACTTCGCCGAGCAGGGGATGCCCGAGGAGAACATAAGGTTCGTCAGCGCCGAGATGACCATGGCCGGACTTGTCCCGCACCTGGCCCCGTACCGCCCGCTGGCGGCGGACTCACTGGCAGCGGCACGAGCAGCGGTGACCGCGCTGGCCACCGCCGCCCCTGCGGACTCGGACTTCCCTCAGCACGCACCCGGCCAGGCAGTACAGGAAATACCCGGGCCGGATCAGAGGCGGTGA
- a CDS encoding helix-turn-helix domain-containing protein, protein MGSETEEFAALLRELKSRSGRSYGALAGKLHMSTSTVHRYCNGDAVPTDYAPVERFARLCAATPDELITLHRRWLLADAARRRPKDTAAPRAAEVAQEQGPEGEAVPETAPATDPEATPEAGSAPDPAPTPRKAKRLWLAGAAVVAVAVAVPVAVAVGNAGSATPEPRAAAGLSHGAPRTGPSAGATGTAGATAKKRAERSPGPSASTTPSPTGSHRAPDDGGALGADGRSVPAVPLTVNVRPYVWDSPCSQSYLVDRPAAKMPPPPAEQDAASWADALGGVSSGGARIELSVQGKTADAVVLQALHVRIVARHAPLAWASYAMGDGCGGGLTPAGFDVNLDTGTPLADPAAGVQGDRKVPATDFPYRVSTTDPQVLEIKAHTSAHDVSWYLELQWSSGSRHGTVRIDDHGKPFRASSAQGRPRYVHPLGGDTWEPPLQ, encoded by the coding sequence GTGGGCTCCGAGACCGAGGAATTCGCGGCACTGCTCCGTGAGCTGAAGAGCCGTTCGGGGCGCAGCTACGGCGCCCTGGCCGGGAAGCTTCATATGAGTACGTCCACGGTGCACCGGTACTGCAACGGCGACGCCGTGCCGACCGACTACGCGCCGGTCGAGCGGTTCGCCCGGCTGTGTGCGGCGACCCCGGACGAACTGATCACGCTCCACCGGCGGTGGCTGCTGGCCGACGCGGCCCGGCGGCGGCCCAAGGACACGGCGGCGCCCAGGGCCGCGGAAGTGGCGCAGGAACAGGGGCCGGAAGGGGAAGCCGTGCCGGAGACCGCGCCCGCGACCGACCCCGAAGCCACCCCCGAAGCCGGGTCAGCTCCCGACCCCGCCCCCACCCCCCGCAAGGCCAAACGCCTCTGGCTGGCCGGGGCCGCCGTCGTGGCCGTCGCGGTGGCCGTCCCGGTGGCGGTGGCCGTCGGGAACGCGGGATCTGCCACCCCTGAGCCCCGAGCCGCCGCAGGGCTCTCGCACGGCGCACCGCGCACGGGCCCGTCGGCGGGCGCCACGGGCACCGCCGGAGCCACGGCGAAGAAGCGTGCGGAGCGGTCCCCGGGCCCCTCCGCCTCCACCACACCATCCCCGACCGGCAGCCACCGGGCGCCGGACGACGGTGGCGCGCTGGGCGCCGACGGCCGCAGCGTTCCCGCCGTACCGCTGACGGTGAACGTCCGGCCGTACGTCTGGGACAGCCCGTGCAGCCAGTCGTATCTGGTCGACCGGCCGGCCGCGAAGATGCCGCCGCCCCCGGCCGAGCAGGACGCGGCCAGCTGGGCCGACGCGCTGGGCGGCGTCTCCAGCGGCGGTGCGCGGATCGAGTTGTCCGTGCAGGGCAAGACGGCGGACGCGGTGGTGCTCCAGGCCCTCCACGTGCGGATCGTGGCCCGTCACGCGCCGCTCGCCTGGGCCTCGTACGCGATGGGGGACGGCTGCGGCGGCGGGCTCACCCCGGCCGGATTCGATGTGAACCTGGACACCGGGACCCCGCTGGCCGATCCGGCCGCCGGGGTGCAGGGCGACCGTAAGGTCCCGGCCACCGACTTCCCGTACAGGGTGTCCACCACCGACCCGCAGGTGCTGGAGATCAAGGCCCACACCTCGGCGCACGACGTCAGCTGGTACCTGGAGCTCCAGTGGAGCAGCGGCAGCCGGCACGGGACGGTCCGTATCGACGACCACGGCAAGCCGTTCCGCGCGAGCAGCGCGCAGGGGCGGCCCCGGTACGTGCACCCGCTCGGCGGTGACACCTGGGAACCGCCCCTCCAGTGA
- a CDS encoding sigma-70 family RNA polymerase sigma factor, producing the protein MIEHDGLAERFEAQRGRLQAIAYRMLGSWGEAEDAVQETWLRLGRTDAGSVDNLAGWLRTVVTRICLDMLRSRTSRREELTEREVLDQVSGPARGSRPEEEAVLADSVSRALLVVLDTLEPAERIAFVLHDMFAVPFDRIAPIVERTPATTKKLASRARHKVQGTPVIPAEELARHRKVVSAFLSAARAGDLTGILAVLAPDVVRRCDPAALAPGMAAEVRGVRVVAEGTVHFARRSQAAELALVDGAVGVVVAPHGQLLFALTFTIEEDRIAAYEVIADPARLRRLSLAVLAG; encoded by the coding sequence GTGATCGAGCACGACGGTCTGGCGGAACGTTTCGAGGCGCAGCGCGGCCGGCTCCAGGCCATTGCCTACCGGATGCTGGGCTCGTGGGGCGAGGCGGAGGACGCCGTACAGGAGACGTGGCTGCGTCTGGGCCGAACCGATGCCGGCAGTGTCGACAACCTGGCGGGCTGGCTGCGGACGGTGGTGACCCGCATCTGCCTCGACATGCTGCGTTCGCGTACGTCACGGCGGGAGGAACTCACCGAGCGCGAGGTGCTCGACCAGGTTTCCGGGCCCGCCCGGGGGAGCCGGCCGGAGGAGGAGGCCGTGCTGGCCGACTCGGTGAGCCGTGCGCTGCTCGTGGTGCTGGACACCCTTGAACCCGCCGAACGCATCGCCTTCGTGCTGCACGACATGTTCGCCGTGCCCTTCGACCGGATCGCCCCCATCGTGGAGCGCACACCCGCCACCACCAAGAAGCTGGCAAGCCGCGCTCGCCACAAGGTGCAGGGCACCCCGGTGATCCCGGCGGAGGAACTCGCCCGCCACCGGAAGGTCGTCTCCGCGTTCCTGTCGGCCGCGCGGGCCGGTGACCTCACCGGCATCCTCGCGGTGCTGGCCCCCGACGTGGTGCGCCGCTGCGACCCCGCCGCGCTGGCGCCGGGCATGGCCGCCGAGGTCCGTGGCGTCCGGGTCGTAGCGGAGGGCACCGTGCACTTCGCCCGCAGGTCGCAGGCCGCCGAACTGGCCCTGGTCGACGGAGCGGTGGGTGTCGTGGTTGCTCCGCACGGTCAGCTGCTGTTCGCGCTCACCTTCACCATCGAGGAGGACAGGATCGCGGCGTACGAGGTGATCGCCGATCCCGCCCGTCTACGGCGGCTCAGCCTCGCCGTCCTGGCCGGGTGA
- a CDS encoding DUF397 domain-containing protein, producing MHPRKRPRKNASATPLWFKSSYSSEQGGDCLEVAARPAAVHVRDSKNTDGPTLTLTPAAWCSFARFATSTGTP from the coding sequence ATGCACCCCAGAAAACGTCCGAGGAAGAACGCGTCGGCCACGCCCCTGTGGTTCAAATCGAGCTACAGCAGTGAACAGGGCGGCGACTGCCTCGAAGTCGCCGCCCGCCCCGCCGCCGTCCACGTCCGGGACTCCAAGAACACCGACGGCCCCACCCTCACCCTCACACCCGCCGCCTGGTGCTCCTTCGCCAGGTTCGCCACCAGCACCGGAACCCCCTGA
- a CDS encoding maltokinase N-terminal cap-like domain-containing protein yields the protein MSVIHRTTATPTKLELLAAWLPRQPWYLGGAGGKPELANAGGYRLDDPTGEVGIEFMLVTDASGDEPVTYQVPFSYRGAPLEGAGDEALIGTMEHGVLGERWAYDGTHDPVLVAQLVALMAGAAVPQDQNVSNTPDPTVEGHFTAPEHPVATGITAVADDEDGTDVRVQTANTAGPGLTLHINRVVRPGQSATAQDLGRVTGNLSLPDGTKVRAVYAVVRETGPAA from the coding sequence ATGTCTGTGATCCACCGAACCACCGCGACCCCCACCAAGCTGGAGCTGCTGGCCGCCTGGCTGCCCCGGCAGCCCTGGTACCTCGGCGGCGCGGGCGGCAAGCCCGAGCTGGCCAACGCGGGCGGCTACCGGCTGGACGACCCGACCGGCGAGGTCGGGATCGAGTTCATGCTGGTCACCGACGCGTCCGGGGACGAGCCCGTCACCTATCAGGTGCCGTTCAGCTACCGGGGAGCGCCGCTCGAAGGAGCCGGCGACGAAGCGCTCATCGGCACCATGGAACACGGGGTGCTCGGCGAGCGCTGGGCGTACGACGGAACTCACGATCCGGTGCTCGTCGCCCAGCTGGTCGCCCTGATGGCGGGCGCGGCCGTGCCTCAGGACCAGAACGTCAGCAATACCCCGGACCCGACAGTCGAGGGGCACTTCACCGCCCCTGAGCACCCCGTGGCGACCGGGATCACGGCGGTGGCCGACGACGAGGACGGCACCGACGTGCGCGTACAGACGGCCAACACCGCAGGCCCCGGGCTGACCCTCCACATCAACCGGGTGGTCCGCCCCGGCCAGTCCGCCACCGCTCAGGACCTGGGCCGCGTCACGGGGAACCTGTCGCTCCCGGACGGCACGAAGGTACGCGCCGTGTACGCGGTCGTACGCGAGACCGGCCCGGCCGCCTAG
- a CDS encoding DUF4232 domain-containing protein, with translation MQIRRTRRALTFLAVAGVTVLATAACGTNGSGATGSPDAGKSAGSSVSGSPAAGSSTATGTSASKGGKAGSSAEGAESSGSSEASGNNSGGSGPTSVKSDASAVKGGSHAADATCSTQAMKIALVSTGGTLPAVVLRATNASGSSCDLYGFPTVGYDGAQAAVGADEHSKPQAVVTLAPGQSGYAAISLPNGAHKHREKALTVGLLGRDMGPIDGQATVMVTSGSGIALSDSSTVSYWQSNEAAALQ, from the coding sequence ATGCAGATCCGCCGTACCCGCCGCGCCCTCACCTTCCTCGCCGTCGCCGGGGTGACCGTGCTCGCCACCGCGGCCTGCGGTACGAACGGAAGCGGCGCCACCGGCTCCCCCGACGCGGGCAAGAGCGCCGGCTCTTCGGTGTCCGGCTCCCCGGCCGCCGGCTCGTCGACTGCGACCGGCACGTCCGCTTCCAAGGGCGGCAAGGCCGGTTCCTCCGCAGAGGGCGCGGAGTCCTCGGGCTCCTCGGAGGCTTCGGGGAACAACAGCGGCGGGTCAGGGCCGACCTCGGTCAAGAGCGACGCCTCGGCCGTGAAGGGCGGCAGCCACGCGGCCGATGCCACCTGCTCCACCCAGGCCATGAAGATCGCGCTGGTCTCCACGGGCGGCACCCTGCCCGCCGTCGTCCTCAGGGCCACGAACGCTTCCGGCAGCAGCTGCGACCTCTACGGCTTCCCGACCGTGGGCTACGACGGAGCGCAGGCAGCCGTCGGGGCCGACGAGCACAGCAAGCCGCAGGCAGTGGTCACCCTCGCGCCGGGCCAGTCCGGATACGCCGCCATCAGCCTTCCCAACGGCGCCCACAAGCACCGCGAGAAGGCCCTCACCGTCGGCCTGCTCGGCAGGGACATGGGCCCGATCGACGGCCAGGCCACGGTCATGGTCACCTCCGGCTCCGGAATCGCCCTGAGCGACAGCTCGACGGTCAGCTACTGGCAGTCGAACGAGGCCGCCGCGCTCCAGTGA
- a CDS encoding MarR family winged helix-turn-helix transcriptional regulator: MLLFAGFRSAIDQLHARLAEEGHPDVRPAYGFALQAIGVGGATASEVGRRLGVSKQAAGKTVERLEELGYAERAADPADGRRKLVLLTPRGVEVLVRSGQIFDELYAQWARVLGAERLAGLESDLRALVPGAVPGGGFRVDVAGWFGG; this comes from the coding sequence ATGCTGCTCTTCGCCGGGTTCCGCTCGGCCATCGACCAACTGCACGCGCGCCTCGCCGAGGAAGGGCACCCGGACGTGCGCCCCGCGTACGGCTTCGCACTCCAGGCGATCGGGGTGGGCGGCGCGACGGCCAGCGAGGTGGGGCGGCGGCTCGGGGTCTCCAAGCAGGCGGCGGGCAAGACCGTGGAGCGCCTTGAGGAGCTGGGGTACGCCGAACGGGCCGCCGACCCCGCCGACGGACGGCGCAAGCTGGTGCTGCTCACCCCGCGCGGGGTGGAGGTGCTGGTGCGGTCGGGCCAGATCTTCGACGAGCTGTACGCGCAGTGGGCACGGGTCCTGGGCGCGGAACGGCTCGCCGGGCTTGAGTCCGACCTGCGGGCCCTCGTGCCGGGGGCGGTCCCGGGCGGCGGCTTCCGGGTGGATGTGGCGGGGTGGTTCGGGGGGTGA
- a CDS encoding carboxymuconolactone decarboxylase family protein, which translates to MTITASPDHTASPDHTAFPSHTVESAPAAARRAMQATTDRLGYLPSPVARMATSPQTLDGFLKLSGIFESTTLSQLDREVLILTIATRNECHVCVAMHTAKLTAMSADAGLIEALRSQQPLADGRLEALRTFTLEVLATAGAVTAAGLQAFLSQGYTSQNALEVVLGIGTYTLSTFANRLTGAPVDDQLAAFAPR; encoded by the coding sequence ATGACCATCACTGCTTCCCCCGACCACACTGCGTCTCCCGACCACACCGCCTTCCCCTCCCACACGGTCGAGTCCGCCCCCGCAGCGGCCCGCCGCGCCATGCAGGCCACCACCGACCGCCTGGGGTACCTCCCCTCCCCCGTGGCCCGGATGGCGACCTCCCCGCAGACCCTCGACGGCTTCCTGAAGCTCAGCGGGATCTTCGAGTCGACCACCCTCTCCCAGCTGGACCGCGAGGTCCTCATCCTCACGATCGCCACCCGCAACGAATGCCACGTCTGCGTGGCCATGCACACCGCGAAGCTCACCGCGATGAGCGCGGACGCCGGCCTCATCGAGGCCCTGCGCAGCCAGCAGCCGCTGGCGGACGGCAGGTTGGAGGCGCTGCGCACCTTCACCCTGGAGGTACTGGCCACCGCAGGCGCGGTCACGGCGGCGGGGCTCCAGGCGTTCCTGAGCCAGGGGTACACCAGCCAGAACGCCCTGGAGGTGGTCCTCGGCATCGGTACGTACACCCTCTCGACCTTCGCCAACCGGCTGACCGGCGCCCCGGTCGACGACCAGCTCGCGGCATTCGCCCCGCGGTGA